A window from Photobacterium sp. DA100 encodes these proteins:
- a CDS encoding LysR substrate-binding domain-containing protein: MKLQQLRYLKAVIDNNLNISVAANSLFTTQPGVSKQIRLLESELGVKIFERKGKSISAVTPIGKQIIDEAIDMLEKESRIKTIVRDHIKPEEGFLNIYTTNTIARYLIPEAVERFVKRYPKIKFHIGTSQLDKYGHILKRGQSDFSILAQNVEREKDIIVLPAYKWNLSLIVPKDHPLAKDRDISIEKIGAYPLISYEPGSTGRSAQDKAFSAKGITPYYFMTVMDVEVIKKYVNLGYGIGIIAQVAAQDVVDENLVSIPLNDIIPACDAWLCYSRNLFLQKYMLDFIELFCPHLTREVMEDIAHCSDNEILKISEQFELPEY, translated from the coding sequence ATGAAACTACAGCAACTGCGTTACCTTAAGGCGGTGATAGACAACAACCTGAATATCTCGGTTGCTGCCAATTCCCTGTTCACTACCCAGCCGGGGGTCAGCAAGCAAATCAGACTGCTAGAGTCTGAGTTGGGGGTTAAAATCTTTGAGCGCAAGGGCAAGTCCATCAGCGCAGTCACCCCCATCGGCAAGCAGATCATCGATGAAGCCATCGACATGCTGGAAAAAGAAAGCCGTATCAAGACGATTGTCCGTGATCACATCAAGCCCGAAGAAGGCTTTTTGAACATCTACACCACCAATACCATTGCACGCTACCTGATCCCTGAAGCGGTAGAGCGCTTCGTCAAACGCTATCCGAAAATCAAATTCCATATCGGTACATCGCAGCTCGACAAATATGGCCATATCCTAAAGCGTGGCCAATCAGACTTCTCGATCCTCGCGCAAAATGTCGAAAGGGAAAAAGACATCATCGTGCTACCGGCCTACAAGTGGAACCTGAGCCTGATCGTGCCCAAAGATCACCCCTTGGCCAAAGACCGTGATATCTCCATCGAGAAGATTGGCGCCTACCCTCTGATTAGCTACGAGCCAGGTTCAACCGGGCGTTCGGCACAGGACAAAGCCTTCAGTGCAAAAGGCATCACCCCGTATTACTTCATGACGGTAATGGATGTCGAGGTTATCAAAAAATACGTCAACCTCGGCTACGGTATCGGTATCATTGCCCAAGTGGCCGCCCAAGACGTGGTGGACGAGAATCTGGTCAGCATCCCGCTCAATGATATTATCCCGGCGTGTGATGCCTGGCTGTGCTACAGTCGTAACCTGTTCTTGCAAAAATACATGTTGGATTTCATCGAGCTGTTCTGCCCACACCTCACCCGCGAGGTGATGGAAGATATCGCCCATTGCTCTGATAATGAGATTCTCAAGATTTCCGAACAATTTGAGTTACCGGA